One genomic segment of Rivularia sp. PCC 7116 includes these proteins:
- a CDS encoding ATP-binding cassette domain-containing protein, producing the protein MKTQQTQNRAAETLVSPRTPILSVRGLGRKIDKYWIWRNLNFELFSGEKVAVLGASGSGKSLLLRTLAGLDQIQAGKIIFQGKNINNWHLPKYRSQIIYLHQRPALWEGTVESNLKQVYGLKINRHLAYNRAAILNYLQILHKNDDFLKRRVNAISGGEAQIVAFLRALQLAPKILLLDEPTASLDAQTAGSLEALVSAWQAEAPLRAYLWTSHDPTQLERITNRQIRLRFD; encoded by the coding sequence ATGAAAACTCAACAAACCCAAAACCGGGCTGCTGAAACATTAGTATCTCCTCGAACACCGATTCTTTCAGTACGAGGTTTGGGTCGGAAAATCGATAAATACTGGATTTGGCGTAATTTAAATTTTGAATTATTTTCGGGTGAAAAAGTCGCTGTCTTGGGTGCTTCGGGTTCGGGTAAAAGTCTACTTTTGCGAACTCTAGCGGGACTTGACCAAATACAAGCAGGAAAGATTATATTTCAAGGAAAAAATATTAATAATTGGCATTTACCTAAATATCGTTCCCAAATTATCTACCTCCACCAACGTCCAGCTTTATGGGAAGGAACTGTAGAATCAAATTTAAAGCAAGTTTATGGTCTCAAAATCAATCGTCATCTAGCTTATAACCGTGCTGCAATTTTAAATTACTTGCAAATTTTGCATAAAAACGATGACTTTTTAAAGCGTCGAGTAAACGCAATTTCTGGAGGTGAAGCTCAAATAGTTGCTTTTTTACGAGCATTACAACTTGCTCCTAAAATACTGTTACTCGATGAACCAACTGCTTCATTAGATGCTCAAACTGCTGGTAGTTTAGAAGCTTTGGTGAGTGCTTGGCAAGCCGAAGCCCCACTACGAGCTTATCTGTGGACGAGTCACGACCCAACACAGTTGGAGCGAATTACTAATCGTCAGATTCGTCTTCGATTTGATTAA
- a CDS encoding MFS transporter → MTKQIFNNIPRNVWILGFVSLLTDVSSKMIESVLPLFLVSTLGVNLLTVGLIEGIAESTASILKVFSGALSDYFGQRKKLTVAGYGLSTLVKPLFALATSPAWVLMARFGDRVGKGIRVAPRDALVADATDKAHIGAAYGLRQSLDTIGAFTGPLAAFVLMSAGRENFRLVFWLALIPGILAVALLALGVQEPNSSVNRMQNNPLRWNTLRSLGRNYWGLVAVALLFNLGNSSDAFLLLKVRQAGVSNLFVPLTIFVINLTYSLSAYPVGLISDRIGRLRLLVGGFSLYALIYLGFAFSYTPWQVWGLCALYGLHQGMSKGILLALVADRVPSNLRGTAFGFINLATGAALLPASLLAGSLWESIGSEATFITGSLFAILAAALLLIIHRNEQ, encoded by the coding sequence GTGACAAAGCAAATTTTTAATAACATTCCGCGTAATGTCTGGATTTTAGGTTTTGTCAGCCTCTTGACAGATGTCAGTTCCAAGATGATTGAATCGGTGCTACCTCTATTTCTAGTTTCGACACTAGGAGTAAATTTGCTAACGGTTGGTTTGATTGAAGGAATTGCAGAATCAACAGCTTCGATATTAAAAGTTTTTTCGGGAGCCTTAAGCGATTACTTCGGACAACGTAAAAAACTTACTGTGGCTGGGTATGGTTTATCCACTTTAGTTAAACCTTTATTTGCCTTAGCGACAAGCCCAGCTTGGGTATTGATGGCTCGTTTCGGTGACAGAGTTGGTAAAGGAATTCGTGTAGCTCCCCGCGATGCTTTAGTTGCAGATGCTACCGATAAAGCTCATATTGGTGCTGCTTACGGTTTACGTCAGTCTCTTGATACAATTGGTGCATTTACAGGACCATTGGCTGCATTTGTGCTGATGTCTGCTGGGAGAGAAAACTTTCGTTTAGTTTTTTGGTTAGCTTTAATTCCAGGTATTTTAGCAGTAGCTTTGCTAGCTCTTGGCGTACAAGAGCCAAACAGTAGCGTGAATAGAATGCAGAATAATCCCCTACGCTGGAATACTTTACGTAGTTTAGGTAGAAACTACTGGGGATTAGTGGCAGTTGCATTATTATTTAATTTAGGAAATTCTAGCGATGCTTTTCTACTACTCAAAGTGCGGCAAGCTGGAGTATCAAATTTATTCGTACCCTTAACAATATTTGTTATAAATCTAACTTACAGCTTAAGTGCATATCCAGTTGGATTGATATCCGATCGCATCGGAAGGTTGAGGTTGCTTGTAGGAGGTTTCTCTTTATATGCTCTGATATACTTGGGCTTCGCTTTTAGTTATACTCCCTGGCAAGTATGGGGATTATGTGCATTGTATGGATTACATCAAGGCATGAGCAAAGGAATATTATTGGCATTGGTAGCAGATAGAGTTCCATCTAATCTACGCGGTACTGCCTTTGGGTTTATCAACCTCGCGACAGGTGCTGCACTTCTTCCTGCGAGTCTTTTAGCAGGTAGTTTGTGGGAGTCAATCGGTTCGGAAGCAACTTTTATTACTGGAAGTCTTTTTGCTATTTTGGCAGCTGCATTACTGCTAATAATTCATCGGAACGAACAATAG
- a CDS encoding helix-turn-helix transcriptional regulator, with product MTLFLKESADCYRLLPLNSLDNQNQFQPKTYEFQLYDPKGISYGCRSWFHLRPGISLLVEDYQLQENLVVETSPTQPCTFLELGFGIFGNSYDTNLNSGQNFISLDSDTDESNTKEWLAQERILKIDIHIEYSFFESLVLSYLDILPDNFQDVIKNVDINYFQVGRTTPQMQTVLRQILNCPYQGLTKQLYLEGKVLELMALRLEDLQNTKALNSTTNLKPEQIDSIYQARDIIINNFSNPPSLLSLARQVNLNDCTLKKGFQQIFGTTVFGYLHDYRMERAKELLLEANAVNKVARTVGYSSHSAFMTAFRKKFGVNPSVYSRKNSV from the coding sequence ATGACTCTTTTTCTCAAAGAATCAGCAGATTGTTATCGCTTATTACCTTTAAATTCACTAGATAATCAAAACCAGTTTCAACCAAAGACTTACGAATTTCAACTGTATGACCCTAAAGGAATTAGTTATGGTTGTCGAAGTTGGTTTCACCTGCGTCCGGGAATCTCGCTTTTGGTAGAAGATTATCAATTACAAGAAAACTTAGTTGTTGAAACTTCCCCAACTCAACCATGTACTTTTTTAGAATTAGGTTTTGGTATTTTTGGTAATAGTTACGATACAAATCTCAACTCAGGACAAAATTTTATATCGCTTGACTCAGATACAGATGAAAGTAACACGAAAGAATGGCTTGCTCAGGAAAGAATCTTAAAAATAGATATTCATATCGAATATTCATTCTTTGAAAGTTTGGTATTGTCTTATTTGGATATATTACCTGATAATTTTCAAGATGTTATTAAAAATGTCGATATAAATTACTTTCAAGTTGGTAGAACAACACCACAAATGCAAACTGTGTTGCGTCAGATTTTAAATTGTCCCTATCAAGGTTTAACAAAACAGCTTTATTTGGAAGGTAAAGTATTAGAATTAATGGCTTTACGTTTGGAAGATTTGCAGAATACTAAAGCGTTAAATTCAACTACGAATCTCAAACCGGAACAGATAGATAGTATTTATCAAGCGAGAGATATTATCATTAACAACTTTAGTAATCCACCCTCATTATTATCACTAGCTCGACAAGTAAATCTTAATGACTGCACTCTTAAAAAAGGTTTTCAGCAAATATTCGGTACAACTGTTTTTGGTTATTTGCACGATTATCGCATGGAACGAGCCAAAGAATTGCTTTTAGAAGCAAATGCTGTGAATAAAGTCGCTCGAACTGTAGGTTATTCCAGCCACAGTGCTTTTATGACTGCTTTTCGCAAGAAGTTTGGTGTGAATCCCAGCGTTTATTCCCGGAAAAATTCCGTTTAG
- a CDS encoding manganese efflux pump MntP family protein — protein MELSSSILLAFGLAADACAVSLSSGLTIRHIKMYKAIKIALFFGIFQAIMPLIGWLAGLSIRSFVLRFNHWIIFGILVYLGGKMIFESFADSNNDEKPKFNCLEIYTLIALSIATSIDAFAAGLGLSILKSSILLTATVIGFITFTLSFIAVYIGHFCGDMFKQKVEVIGGGSLIFLGTKILIEAFV, from the coding sequence ATGGAACTATCAAGCTCAATTTTACTCGCTTTTGGATTAGCTGCTGATGCTTGTGCGGTGTCTCTGAGCAGTGGTTTAACTATTAGACATATCAAAATGTATAAAGCGATTAAAATAGCACTTTTCTTCGGTATTTTTCAAGCTATTATGCCTTTAATAGGTTGGTTAGCTGGACTAAGTATCAGAAGTTTTGTTCTTCGTTTTAATCATTGGATAATTTTTGGTATACTTGTCTATCTTGGTGGAAAGATGATTTTTGAATCATTTGCAGATAGCAATAATGATGAAAAACCAAAATTTAATTGTTTAGAAATTTATACGTTAATAGCATTATCAATTGCCACTAGTATTGATGCTTTTGCAGCGGGATTGGGATTATCAATTTTAAAAAGCTCTATTTTATTGACGGCTACCGTGATTGGATTTATTACTTTTACTTTGTCTTTTATCGCAGTTTATATTGGCCATTTTTGCGGTGATATGTTTAAACAAAAAGTAGAAGTAATTGGTGGGGGTAGCTTAATTTTTCTGGGAACAAAGATTTTAATTGAAGCTTTTGTATAG
- the fetB gene encoding iron export ABC transporter permease subunit FetB, with translation MDNYISISYGQLALATLFIIINVCLSLALRLGLTKSLVIASLRMIAQLLLVGYALQWVFTLQNPLLILLVAVTMTTIAALSSVNRTRRRFSSIYWNNFVCLLSASFLVTGLTVNGIIRVEPWYDPQYLIPLLGMVLGNALTGTSLALDKFMEDLSSKREQIEALLTLGGTRWEAAHETLKEALRTGMIPTINSMMVMGLVSLPGMMTGQILAGASPTDAVRYQILIIFTQASGTALATIGVLTLAFFAVFNRQHQLSGDLIWSS, from the coding sequence ATGGATAACTATATTTCTATTAGCTACGGTCAATTGGCTTTAGCTACTTTATTTATTATTATCAATGTTTGTCTTTCTCTAGCGCTACGGTTGGGATTAACTAAAAGCTTGGTAATAGCATCGCTGCGAATGATAGCGCAATTATTGCTAGTAGGTTACGCTTTGCAATGGGTATTTACTCTACAAAACCCATTATTGATATTACTTGTAGCTGTTACCATGACTACCATCGCCGCCCTGTCAAGTGTAAACCGTACCCGCAGGCGATTTTCTAGTATTTATTGGAATAACTTTGTCTGTTTGTTAAGCGCTTCATTTTTGGTGACAGGATTAACGGTAAATGGAATTATTCGCGTTGAGCCTTGGTACGATCCGCAATATTTAATTCCTTTACTGGGTATGGTTTTAGGAAACGCACTCACGGGTACATCTCTAGCGCTAGATAAATTTATGGAAGATTTGAGCAGTAAACGCGAGCAAATCGAAGCATTGTTGACGTTGGGTGGGACTCGTTGGGAGGCAGCACACGAAACATTAAAAGAAGCGTTGCGGACGGGGATGATTCCCACAATTAATTCAATGATGGTGATGGGGTTAGTTAGTCTGCCGGGAATGATGACAGGTCAGATATTGGCTGGGGCTAGTCCTACTGATGCCGTGCGCTACCAGATTCTAATTATTTTTACGCAAGCTTCGGGAACTGCTTTGGCTACGATTGGGGTGTTAACTTTAGCGTTTTTTGCAGTGTTTAACCGACAGCATCAGTTGAGTGGGGATCTAATTTGGAGTTCGTGA
- a CDS encoding iron ABC transporter permease produces the protein MKTSTIVFRSRLLPISFRLKKRVPIVLLILILITLTAMVMNTSFGEYPIPPLAVIQTVLGIDTGNADYGFVINTLRLPRTLTACLVGMALAISGTIMQGITRNPLADPGIIGINAGASLAAVTLIVLLPNVPAGILPIVAFIGALIASLLIYFLAWDRGTHPVRLILIGVGIAAVASAFTNLMVTFGDIYNVSQALVWLAGSVYGRSWEQLFSLLPWLIVFIPLAFINAPQLNALNLGEDIAKGLGSKVEWQRSFLLLISAALSGAAVATAGTIGFVGLIAPHIARQLVGNIHEGLIPVAAMTGAMIVVIADFLGRILFAPIELPCGIITAVIGAPYFVYLLVRSRRK, from the coding sequence ATGAAGACAAGTACAATCGTTTTTCGCTCTAGATTACTTCCGATTTCTTTCCGCCTCAAAAAGCGCGTTCCCATAGTCTTATTAATTTTAATTCTGATTACCTTAACCGCAATGGTAATGAATACTTCCTTTGGGGAATATCCTATTCCACCGCTTGCAGTTATTCAAACCGTCTTGGGTATAGATACGGGAAATGCAGATTATGGCTTTGTAATTAACACTTTACGCTTACCAAGAACCCTTACTGCTTGTCTTGTAGGTATGGCTTTAGCGATTTCCGGCACTATTATGCAAGGTATAACTCGGAACCCTCTTGCCGATCCAGGAATTATTGGTATTAATGCCGGTGCAAGTTTAGCAGCGGTCACTTTGATTGTATTATTACCAAATGTACCTGCGGGAATATTGCCTATAGTTGCTTTTATCGGTGCTTTGATAGCTTCGTTATTAATTTATTTTCTAGCTTGGGATAGAGGTACCCATCCGGTACGTTTAATTTTAATAGGTGTGGGAATTGCGGCGGTAGCTAGTGCTTTTACAAATTTGATGGTGACATTTGGCGATATTTATAATGTTAGTCAAGCATTAGTATGGTTAGCGGGAAGCGTTTACGGACGCAGTTGGGAACAACTTTTTTCATTACTACCTTGGTTAATTGTTTTTATACCCTTAGCTTTTATAAATGCACCACAATTAAATGCTTTGAATTTAGGAGAAGACATAGCTAAAGGTTTGGGTAGTAAAGTTGAATGGCAACGGAGTTTTTTATTATTAATTAGTGCTGCATTATCGGGAGCAGCAGTAGCGACAGCAGGAACAATTGGATTTGTAGGATTAATAGCACCTCATATAGCTCGTCAATTAGTAGGAAATATTCATGAAGGATTAATTCCCGTAGCTGCAATGACAGGAGCAATGATTGTAGTTATAGCTGATTTTTTAGGAAGAATTTTATTTGCTCCCATAGAACTTCCTTGTGGAATTATTACTGCTGTGATTGGTGCGCCTTATTTTGTTTATTTGTTAGTTAGGAGTAGGAGGAAATGA
- a CDS encoding ABC transporter ATP-binding protein yields the protein MKLETKTHYQLSTKNLTLGYENTNIIKNIDLSIPQGKITALVGANGCGKSTLLRGLARLLKPFHGTIYLDSSDVFELSTKAVAKKLGILSQSPVAPEGLTVKDLVACGRYPYQNWLQQWTKEDERFVDIALETTRMKEFAERELDTLSGGQRQRAWIAMALAQDTDILLLDEPTTFLDLAHQIEVLDLLWELNQNQGRTLVMVLHDLNQACRYADYLVAVNKGNIYTQGKPEDVMNEKMVLDVFGLECKIIPDPVSDTPMCLPIGRKGKYNS from the coding sequence ATGAAATTAGAAACTAAAACTCACTACCAACTCTCAACCAAAAATCTCACATTAGGTTACGAAAATACAAATATAATTAAAAATATCGATTTAAGCATACCTCAAGGAAAAATTACCGCTTTGGTTGGTGCGAATGGCTGCGGTAAATCTACATTGTTGCGGGGTTTAGCAAGACTGTTAAAACCCTTTCACGGAACTATTTATTTAGATTCTAGCGACGTATTTGAATTATCGACAAAAGCCGTTGCGAAAAAGTTAGGAATTCTTTCTCAATCACCAGTTGCACCGGAAGGTTTGACTGTAAAAGATTTAGTTGCTTGCGGACGATATCCTTATCAAAATTGGTTGCAGCAATGGACTAAGGAAGATGAACGTTTTGTGGATATAGCTTTAGAAACTACTCGAATGAAAGAGTTTGCAGAACGGGAATTAGATACTCTTTCTGGGGGACAGCGACAGCGAGCTTGGATTGCAATGGCTTTGGCTCAAGATACTGATATTTTACTATTAGATGAGCCGACAACTTTTTTGGATTTAGCGCATCAAATTGAGGTGTTAGATTTGCTGTGGGAATTGAATCAAAATCAAGGACGAACTTTGGTAATGGTATTACACGATTTAAACCAAGCTTGTCGCTATGCTGATTATTTAGTAGCAGTTAATAAAGGGAATATTTATACACAAGGTAAACCGGAAGATGTGATGAATGAAAAGATGGTTTTAGATGTGTTTGGGTTGGAATGTAAGATTATACCCGATCCAGTTTCGGATACTCCGATGTGCCTTCCAATTGGTAGGAAGGGTAAGTATAATTCGTAA
- a CDS encoding iron ABC transporter permease codes for MQILSRTKPVIGLIVGCLVLIIFLFVSVSYGAADISWQGVYDSLVSFDGSREHLIIRTVRLPRSLLAMLVGASISTAGAIMQGITRNPLADPGILGINAGAAFAVVMAIFLFGASSPSFYVWCAFAGAGITAVSVYFLASLGRSGITPLNLTISGAAISAFLASLTTGILIVSQSTLEEIRFWLAGSLAGADTSLILQILPYVCIGMILTLIISKQITILSLGEDIAKGLGQQTAWVKILAAVCVLLLDGSAIAVAGAIGFIGLVVPHIVRFIVGTDYRWILPYSALFGAILLLASDIAARLIIKPQEIPVGIMTALVGAPFFIYLAKTKVNK; via the coding sequence ATGCAGATACTATCGCGTACTAAACCCGTAATTGGCTTAATAGTCGGATGTCTAGTACTTATAATCTTTCTTTTTGTTAGTGTTTCCTACGGTGCGGCTGATATTTCTTGGCAAGGTGTTTATGATTCGCTAGTATCCTTCGATGGTTCGAGAGAACATCTAATTATCCGTACTGTAAGATTACCGCGCTCCTTGCTAGCAATGCTAGTAGGAGCTTCGATATCTACTGCTGGTGCGATTATGCAAGGTATCACTCGTAACCCTTTAGCAGATCCAGGAATACTAGGAATTAATGCAGGTGCGGCGTTTGCGGTGGTGATGGCAATATTTTTATTCGGTGCTTCGTCGCCAAGTTTTTATGTTTGGTGTGCCTTTGCTGGTGCGGGAATTACTGCGGTAAGTGTGTATTTTTTAGCTTCTTTAGGTAGAAGCGGGATTACTCCACTTAACTTAACTATTTCTGGTGCGGCGATTAGCGCTTTCCTTGCTTCTCTCACCACTGGGATATTAATTGTTAGTCAAAGTACTCTCGAAGAAATTCGCTTTTGGTTAGCGGGTTCTTTAGCTGGTGCGGATACAAGTCTGATTCTGCAAATTTTGCCTTATGTCTGCATCGGCATGATATTGACGTTGATTATTTCTAAACAAATCACAATTTTGAGTTTGGGTGAAGATATTGCTAAAGGCTTAGGGCAACAAACCGCATGGGTGAAAATCCTTGCTGCTGTATGTGTTTTGCTGTTAGATGGTAGCGCGATCGCAGTTGCCGGAGCGATTGGATTTATCGGTTTGGTGGTTCCTCATATTGTTCGGTTTATCGTAGGAACAGATTACCGTTGGATTTTACCTTACAGCGCTTTATTTGGTGCCATATTGCTTTTAGCATCCGATATTGCAGCTCGATTAATTATTAAACCGCAAGAAATCCCCGTAGGTATTATGACAGCTTTAGTTGGTGCGCCATTCTTCATTTATTTAGCTAAAACCAAGGTGAACAAATGA